One Meles meles chromosome 13, mMelMel3.1 paternal haplotype, whole genome shotgun sequence DNA segment encodes these proteins:
- the MARCHF8 gene encoding E3 ubiquitin-protein ligase MARCHF8 isoform X2 — protein MSPLLESTENEKTLGHSMSHSSNISKAGGSSLASAPVSAFPRSSVTPSNQDICSSRAVCSECCHHSPVQSAVVLKAPPGPSSLTQGLTVTVICKDTLSKRNSCGSEWAQALKPADNTKARRTLKFSKSLNDVGEKDQDTVESFDYMERTCSEGKLIIPPDPGLRINRFRQKEKRALHHKPLGNSKHSCVSSLSAHRSTASEAEAGKGGMHLPLLEEKADGDTVSRGRRLLQYLFSLSHGSSASSLHRFQELESRATHLHTTKSSSGLAGSTGFYSDEMGDDDVFEDSTSAKWKSKVLRAPLCSVEKDSDLDCPSPPSEKCPPISPVSTSGDACRICHCEGDDESPLITPCRCTGSLHFVHQTCLQQWIKSSDTRCCELCKYEFIMEIKLKPLRKWERLQMTASERRKIMCSVTFHVIAITCVVWSLYVLIDRTTEEIKHGQATGILEWPFWTKLVVVAIGFTGGLLFMYVQCKVYVQLWKRLKAYNRVIYVQNCPETSKKNIFEKSALTEANFENKDGHGLCHSDTNSSCWTEPEDTGTEIVHV, from the exons GCTGGGGGTTCTTCGTTGGCGTCGGCTCCGGTATCCGCCTTCCCTCGCTCTTCTGTCACGCCATCCAATCAGGACATCTGCAG TTCCAGGGCAGTGTGTTCTGAGTGTTGTCACCACAGTCCCGTGCAGTCTGCTGTTGTCTTGAAAGCTCCTCCAGGCCCGAGTTCTCTGACACAAGGGCTCACTGTGACAGTTATCTGTAAAGACACATTGTCCAAGAGAAATTCCTGTGGTTCCGAATGGGCCCAGGCCTTGAAGCCTGCTGACAATACCAAAGCCAGAAGAACACTAAAGTTCTCAAAATCCCTAAACGATGTGGGTGAGAAGGACCAGGATACTGTGGAAAGTTTTGACTACATGGAAAGAACTTGCTCCGAAGGGAAATTGATCATCCCTCCAGATCCGGGTCTGAGAATTAACAGGTTCcgtcagaaggaaaaaagagcacTGCATCACAAACCTCTTGGCAATTCCAAACATTCTTGTGTTTCCTCCCTTTCTGCCCATCGGTCAACTGCCTCAGAGGCGGAAGCTGGCAAGGGGGGCATGCACCTCCCTCTTTTGGAAGAGAAAGCGGATGGCGACACCGTGTCCCGGGGTCGGCGACTGCTCCAGTACCTGTTCTCACTCTCACATGGCTCGAGTGCCAGCAGCCTGCACAGGTTCCAGGAGCTGGAGAGCCGTGCCACCCACCTTCACACCACCAAGTCCTCTAGTGGGCTGGCGGGGAGCACGGGCTTCTACTCCGATGAAATGGGAGACGACGATGTCTTTGAGGACAgcacatctgcaaaatggaagagCAAGGTCCTGCGGGCGcccctctgctcagtggagaaggACAGTGACCTGGATTGTCCTTCTCCCCCCTCTGAAAAATGCCCCCCCATCTCTCCTGTGTCCACGTCAGGGGATGCCTGCAG GATCTGCCACTGTGAGGGGGACGACGAGAGCCCTCTGATCACCCCCTGCCGCTGCACGGGGAGCCTGCACTTCGTGCATCAGACGTGCCTGCAGCAGTGGATCAAGAGCTCGGACACGCGCTGCTGTGAGCTCTGCAAGTACGAGTTCATCATGGAGATCAAGCTGAAGCCTCTGAGAAAG TGGGAGAGGTTGCAGATGACGGCCAGTGAGCGCAGGAAGATCATGTGCTCAGTGACGTTCCATGTCATTGCCATCACCTGCGTCGTCTGGTCCTTATATGTGCTCATCGACCGTACCACCGAGGAGATCAAACACGGACAGGCAACAG GAATCCTAGAGTGGCCCTTTTGGACTAAACTGGTGGTTGTGGCCATCGGCTTTACCGGCGGACTTCTTTTTATGTACGTTCAGTGCAAAGTGTACGTGCAATTATGGAAGAGACTCAAGGCTTATAACAGAGTAATCTATGTTCAGAACTGTCcagaaacaagcaaaaagaatatttttgaaaagtctgcACTAACAGAAGCcaactttgaaaataaagatgGACATGGACTCTGCCATTCTGACACAAactcttcttgttggacagaacctGAAGACACTGGAACAGAAATCGTTCATGTCTGA
- the MARCHF8 gene encoding E3 ubiquitin-protein ligase MARCHF8 isoform X1, whose product MSMPLHQISAIPTQDVASARVYRSKTKEKEREEQNEKTLGHSMSHSSNISKAGGSSLASAPVSAFPRSSVTPSNQDICSSRAVCSECCHHSPVQSAVVLKAPPGPSSLTQGLTVTVICKDTLSKRNSCGSEWAQALKPADNTKARRTLKFSKSLNDVGEKDQDTVESFDYMERTCSEGKLIIPPDPGLRINRFRQKEKRALHHKPLGNSKHSCVSSLSAHRSTASEAEAGKGGMHLPLLEEKADGDTVSRGRRLLQYLFSLSHGSSASSLHRFQELESRATHLHTTKSSSGLAGSTGFYSDEMGDDDVFEDSTSAKWKSKVLRAPLCSVEKDSDLDCPSPPSEKCPPISPVSTSGDACRICHCEGDDESPLITPCRCTGSLHFVHQTCLQQWIKSSDTRCCELCKYEFIMEIKLKPLRKWERLQMTASERRKIMCSVTFHVIAITCVVWSLYVLIDRTTEEIKHGQATGILEWPFWTKLVVVAIGFTGGLLFMYVQCKVYVQLWKRLKAYNRVIYVQNCPETSKKNIFEKSALTEANFENKDGHGLCHSDTNSSCWTEPEDTGTEIVHV is encoded by the exons GCTGGGGGTTCTTCGTTGGCGTCGGCTCCGGTATCCGCCTTCCCTCGCTCTTCTGTCACGCCATCCAATCAGGACATCTGCAG TTCCAGGGCAGTGTGTTCTGAGTGTTGTCACCACAGTCCCGTGCAGTCTGCTGTTGTCTTGAAAGCTCCTCCAGGCCCGAGTTCTCTGACACAAGGGCTCACTGTGACAGTTATCTGTAAAGACACATTGTCCAAGAGAAATTCCTGTGGTTCCGAATGGGCCCAGGCCTTGAAGCCTGCTGACAATACCAAAGCCAGAAGAACACTAAAGTTCTCAAAATCCCTAAACGATGTGGGTGAGAAGGACCAGGATACTGTGGAAAGTTTTGACTACATGGAAAGAACTTGCTCCGAAGGGAAATTGATCATCCCTCCAGATCCGGGTCTGAGAATTAACAGGTTCcgtcagaaggaaaaaagagcacTGCATCACAAACCTCTTGGCAATTCCAAACATTCTTGTGTTTCCTCCCTTTCTGCCCATCGGTCAACTGCCTCAGAGGCGGAAGCTGGCAAGGGGGGCATGCACCTCCCTCTTTTGGAAGAGAAAGCGGATGGCGACACCGTGTCCCGGGGTCGGCGACTGCTCCAGTACCTGTTCTCACTCTCACATGGCTCGAGTGCCAGCAGCCTGCACAGGTTCCAGGAGCTGGAGAGCCGTGCCACCCACCTTCACACCACCAAGTCCTCTAGTGGGCTGGCGGGGAGCACGGGCTTCTACTCCGATGAAATGGGAGACGACGATGTCTTTGAGGACAgcacatctgcaaaatggaagagCAAGGTCCTGCGGGCGcccctctgctcagtggagaaggACAGTGACCTGGATTGTCCTTCTCCCCCCTCTGAAAAATGCCCCCCCATCTCTCCTGTGTCCACGTCAGGGGATGCCTGCAG GATCTGCCACTGTGAGGGGGACGACGAGAGCCCTCTGATCACCCCCTGCCGCTGCACGGGGAGCCTGCACTTCGTGCATCAGACGTGCCTGCAGCAGTGGATCAAGAGCTCGGACACGCGCTGCTGTGAGCTCTGCAAGTACGAGTTCATCATGGAGATCAAGCTGAAGCCTCTGAGAAAG TGGGAGAGGTTGCAGATGACGGCCAGTGAGCGCAGGAAGATCATGTGCTCAGTGACGTTCCATGTCATTGCCATCACCTGCGTCGTCTGGTCCTTATATGTGCTCATCGACCGTACCACCGAGGAGATCAAACACGGACAGGCAACAG GAATCCTAGAGTGGCCCTTTTGGACTAAACTGGTGGTTGTGGCCATCGGCTTTACCGGCGGACTTCTTTTTATGTACGTTCAGTGCAAAGTGTACGTGCAATTATGGAAGAGACTCAAGGCTTATAACAGAGTAATCTATGTTCAGAACTGTCcagaaacaagcaaaaagaatatttttgaaaagtctgcACTAACAGAAGCcaactttgaaaataaagatgGACATGGACTCTGCCATTCTGACACAAactcttcttgttggacagaacctGAAGACACTGGAACAGAAATCGTTCATGTCTGA